The sequence CAAAGGagtttgtttttcttcttttatgtcTGATTGTTCAATTCCAGGCTTAGGCGTATTAAATGTAAAGGTAGGTGCAATTGATGCGGAAGTTGTTACATTTACAATCTTCTTATCACTTTCTATTGTTCCATTTTCACTTTTAGCTATACCAAATGAAAATAGAGGTGTTGAATTTTTTCCCACGTTTTCTGAATCTTGTTTTACATCAGTCTTTTCAACATTATTTGCTTTATTTGGAATTCCAAAACCACTTCCTGAGGTCAAAGAGACATTATTATCAGATTTCTGTACTTCACTTGTTTTCATATCTTCCTTTTGAATACCAAATGTAAATTGGCCAGATTGATTACTTTGTTGTTTTTCCCCGAATTTAAAACCATTTGTAGATATTGTAGTATCAGTCTTTTCTTGATCAGCTTTGTCAATACCAAATTTAAAACCACTAGTATTTGCAGGcatatcaaaattaaattgtaaattagaaTTAGTATTAGTAGAAGTAGAGTTATCTGGTTTCTTTGAGCCTGGTTTTGAATCACCACAAGCTACACATGTAGTAACTTCTGTTTCATTTTGTAGCATACAAGTGTTGCAAATCCATGCACCTTCAGGTTTTTTAAACTTATCTCCAAAACCGTTTGAAAATAAAGGAGGGGCATTTTTAGTAGCAATCCCAGTACTAGGTTTAGCTGTATTACAACATGGACAAGAATCAATAGAGATAAGATTTCTAACCATACAGCAAGGACATTCCCATGTATCCTtgtttgaatttaatttatccATATCTTCATTTTCATCAATTGATGCATTATTCTGACATACAGAAATATTTGTGTTATCTGTAGGTTTCATACTGTCTTGTACactcatttttaatatatttgatttagaTGTATTGCAAAAAGTACATATAGTTGGGTTTTCAGGATCATTTAACTTACATTTAGGACAGTTTCCAGACTTCGCTTCTTGCTTTGTATCTGGTTTTAGTGCACTACACGCAGCACACTTAGCATCAGTTTGTTTATTTCTTACAAAACATGATGTACATTCCCACTGATTACTTGAAAGTTTAAACTGTGAGCCAAAATTATCATTTGCTGTAATTTTTGATTCACTAACATTGTTTGATATTGACAATTCAGAAGTCTTCTTATCTTTAAAACTGGATCTGGTAATCTTACAAGCAAAGCATTGAGTTTCAGAATTGTTATTCTTAAACAAACATTCAGAACATTCCCACATAATTGAAGTATCTTGTATATTGGattgcaaattttcaatttttttaatattatcgtcGTTAATTGTATCTGAGTCAattgtatttgttttattattggtTAATTCTTTGTTTGACTCTAACTGCGTCTTTGATTCATCTGATTTTTCAGCTTTTGTTGTACTAGATTTAGAGCAAAGAATATCCATGACACTTCCTGATTTTAATTCATTCGAAGTAGTAGGAATAGATTTatcattgttctttttttcttttagtctAGGAGCTGTAGATGAACCAGACCAAATAAAATTTTGTGTTACAGGAGGTACATAGTCATTTGATGAAGTGGATTTGACACCAACTCTTTTTAAAGGAGAATCTGAATTATTAGATTTATCGACTGATTGCTTATCAGCACTAATCGGGCTACtaaatgtgaaattattgatagaTTTTAAGTTCTTTGTGGTATTTGTTACTTTTATAGGACTTGCAAATGTGAAGGTATCTTCTTTGCCTGTATTAGCTTTGTCCCTTATATTTGTATTAGTAGATGACATAAAGTCGAAATTAGGTAAAGAAGATATAGGTAGAGGTATGTTTGGTAAATTAACTGGTTCAACTGTATCTTCTTGCTCAAGATTTGCTGTTTTGGTTTTAATTTTTCCATGATGTTTTGTATCTTCATCAATTTGCGTCCTGTACAaaagaaattacatatattatgaCTGTATATTTAATGATTACCAATGTTTATTTGGCAAATAACTATACATacgaatattttgaataaataataattatatattcacCTGAGATGATATTCTTGAGGAGGCGGTGGTTCGCTTCGTGCCGAAACAATTTTTCTAGCTGCAGCTGTcgtatcttgtaatttttgcCGCCGTCTCAATTTTAATATATCGGGTATAGTTGGTACAGTTAATTCGCGAGTTAAATGACGTAATCCAACTTTAGTTGTTGATGCCATTTCCTCCCTCGATCTCTTTTTATTTGTTGGTGATATATTATTCATcatttttaatggaatttttttAGCATCAGTTATTGGCGATGAAAAATGTTCTAATGCTTCCAATATTTTTTTAGCAGTTTGACTCATACCAGATGAATCTGTATTAGATGGTTTTACTTCAACACTTGTTCTTTTAGGAACTTGAAGTTGAATCTGAAATTAGTAACAATTAATATaccataaataatattgaaagtagttaaagaacaataatttaaattagTAACACATACCTCATTTGAACTATTAAACAAATTACGTCCTCGTTTATAAAGACCAGCTGCATTTGCTCCACCAAACGTGGTATTTCCACTGTAAAAAGGAGATGCCAAGGGAGATGCACGATCCGGCGTGTTTGTCATGATTGATGCATTAAAGCTTGGTCTACGACTACTTAAGGAATCTCGGGTATTATCTAAAAATAAAGATCTTGGAGACTGTATATGGCTGgctaaaaaaaatttgtatattaaaatatatcttgaataagaatttatatttttagaagaggaaatgatatatttttgacatatttaaacatgaaaaaatatgtcttattaaatataaaatcacaAAGAAGATAAAGTTTACTTACTGAAATTTAATTTGTCATTATTAAACCTTTTTCTTTTAGAGAATGGAGAGTTGTAAGAGACATTTGATGGAGCTTCTTGTCTATTGGTTTGTGGAATAAGAGAACTGCAACCACTAGTGCTCTCACTGGATTCAGAATTATCATCCATACCATTTGTAGTTCCATTATTTGTAGTAGTGACTAATGAATTTAATTCTGACCTCTGTGGTGCTATGTTTCTAATATCTGATTGTGTTGCAGGTGTAGAAGATACTAAATGGCTCATCCCGCTTGGTCCAGCCATTGCAGGTTTAGAAAAATCTTCATTCTACAAAAACATTATTAATTGAAGAAAATGTGCtcaaattaacaactttttatatattaccGTTTCATCATGAATGAAATATTGTTGCTTAGATGGACTGGctttgttaattgttgatttaGTTCTTGGTTGAATTGAAAATGTACCAGGTGGATGAGAAACATCCATACGAATACATGGTCGTTTTAACGGTGGAGGTTTCTGAATATCTTCTTCTGATTCAACCTCTTCAGGATTTCCATTGTCCTCTAATATATCTTCATCATTTTGAGATGTATTAAACCACTTACTAATCCACAACCTTTGTGGTAAAAGATCAGTCACTTTTGTTGCTACTTTTTTTACAAAAGACTGaaatataaaggaaataaatgcatagatattaaatatgtatgaatttgaattttaatttaaacatgTATGAATTTGAAAGGAGTTATCAACAGGAACAGTATGAGACCGGTTCCAGAACAGGAGATACCTGAAATTTTGTGGAGAGAATGGGGGCAGTGGAAGAACGCATTAACGACAAGTGCAGAGAAGAATGGAGTTTTTATAGAAGTGACAATTGAACAAGGAAATTAATTTCTGATGGTTGTACTTTTTTAACCTCCTTTAACTTTTAAGTACAAAAGATACATCGATCATTGGATCATGCAAATTTTGACCAGACACGGGATTTTTAGTGTGTATCGTAAGACGATTAATAAGGAGGATTACTCGAGATGTTGAGATTGTGACACCAATGATAACAAGCATGTGTTGTTCTGCTGCCCTGGGTTGATTTACGAGGGGACTGAATTTGAAAGCTACGTTAGCATGCCACTTATGGTAGAAAATTTGATAGAGGCAGTAACCAAGAAAGAGAACAATTGGACTAGGTTCCAAGCGTTTTCTAGGAAGATTATGCAAGAAAGACAAGTGCAAGAAATGATTTTGGAGAGGAGGAAAAGATAAGCTAGTAGACTGAATTGAGAAAACTGAACTAGTGAAGGGTGCACACTAAGGCCAACCCTGAAGTAATGTCGAAAGGCAGTTCTGGGGTTGGTTCCTGTACCATAAGAGGAACAGATAGAAggggggtttttagtgggtatggcgaTTCCAACCGCTGAGTCCTACATACTCAGTCACTGTATGTATGTGTAATAACATTTTCCCTCCTCgagagaaacaaaataaaagaaatattaagtagtacatatattataatattcatatgtatataatattaattgtgtagtattatgataaaaaatattaataaaataaatggaatATAAACTATATAAAGGAAagaagttatatgtatatatactaatattaaataaaataaaattatttatgtacattatacatatttgtattatatgtaGTCATATCAATATATTTGTTAGATAATAATTCTAACAAATATACAGAGAATTAGGGATGAAAAATTGGTTATTAAGATATCAGATTCATCTATAAATATTTCGTCAAACTAACATGTGTAGTTGCGTAAACACAGtaacaattaaaatacataaaaagtcATTCTTAGAAATTGAGGTTAAAACAATTCGACCGAAAGCAGATTAAAttgcatatttatttaaatcaattaagTTAAACGAATATTatcatttgaaaaaaaagaaatgatctCCAGAAAAGATTACAAGATATTGCATGAATTTGCGCAAAACGTGATTTTCCAACGTCACGCGTGTCTTTTTCGCATACATACTAGATGCAAATGGtaacatttaaatttctttaagtTGACAGAGTGATAAATTTACGAGAATCGAATCGCTTAATACATTCCTCAAGATTTTCCTGGTAAGGAATCACGTTtcaaggttatatgttatatgcgTCTTGATAGGTATCTCATGAGCGAAGTATTGTAGTATCTACTTAGTATGGGAAAGATTGAGGTTATCGAGTGGATTCACATAACCGTGACGTCGTCCAGAGCCGTTGAAATAGTACTTTAGAAAAACATAGGTCATGTGAAAGGTAATCTGAAAAGAGGTTGGTACATAAAGCAAATTCGTTGGGAAGTCTAATTTAAGTGGTAAGGCGCGAAGAACCGTTGGATGTGAAGCAAATTCGTTTCTGTCGCGGCAGACTCGTGCCAAGGAGATACTACTCACATTGTTTGCATCGTAGGGCTTCGTATTATGCGACGACGACCGTCTTCCACTCAAATTGTTACTTCGTTTAGCCATGATTGGCACTGATCACTTATTTATGAGTATAAAACACGCGAGAATGTCTTCAAACGGCGCATCCCAGAAATTGTCAGCGAACCACCACCTTCGTGACTAAAATCCACGAGAGAAAATATGGCCGCCCCAAAGACCGCCACCAGGGCGCCAGGTTTCTCTGGAATATGCGCTTGTCGCGCCTGCCCACGTGACACATCGTATGCGTTCGCTGCCTTAAAGTTGGCGTGTGGTACTGCTATCTCTTCTTAAAAAAgctttccttattttttattctttattgaaTTATGAGTGTTCGAAGCGTACTTCATTTCACTACATGTATCAGTATTGCAATTAGTAAATATCTATTTTCTTAACAtgtaatattttctttcatagTCCGTAATAGGCTTTTGTTTGTACCCTgagattatattatacattactagttagtaattaattaattactaattctAATCTAAAGACCTATAATATtctgataataatataataaaccatataaatatctataaatattttaacagggtaatgaaaaatatatatattgtgtgtgtgtatatatatatgccttgtgtgtgtatgcgcgtgtgttcgtgtgtgtgtgtgtgtaaatatgtatatgtgcacTGTGTACAGACATGTATTGTACGTACATACATTCATATGCGTACAAGAACATGCACTCACACGTATGCTCACGCATAAGCGTATCTATTAACAATAAGTAACGTTTTGTAAGTATGAATCTCgtagataaaatattaagaacGCCTTCATTCAAAAAAagtctacaattttatattctgtCTACAGATAGCGCTGTAACTGCTTCGGGTCGATTGATACATTATCGACACTTTATAACCTGTATCGGCTATATccatttcgtttattttgttgTATATAACATATACAGTTGTCGAAAAAAATCTATTTACACACCATTGTATTTATAATAGCATTTACATACTGTACAATTAGTTAGGCCCAtaggtatattaaatttcgcattatttaatagtattttgAAATGAAATGCACAGAACCTGGCAAGAAAAATgcttcgttggaaaataaagaTATGTGCAAATACTATTTGTAACCATTGTAcatgtttttttaattttcataaaataattaaaagaaaagaacatttcataATATAGATTATTGTGAAGattaagttttaaaaatttctctATATAAAGTTTGGAGTACAGATTTTGTCCGTATTATAATTGtctgtataatatatgtatgtataattcaaaataaatcAGTTTTCTGAATCTATTCTatatgatttaattttatattcgtacaatattgaaatgttataatatttattcttttaatattatcattatgtAGTAAACAACAATATTTGGTTTATGActaaacaaaattttgtataaaatgctAGTTGAGCGATTAGTTAATTTAATCGATTGTTTCcattgttttaaaataaatcgttTTTCTTAATGAGCGCTTCTTACTTCCGGTTGCATGTTTAAGTTTAAGTGcgctaatttttatatatatcgtGTCCTTAGTTTTCAGTTCATAATCATATTAAAGATTACACagtatatcaggtctgtaaatatgaaagcggaatttgcctatagatggccctagctgataatgtcattgatgccaaaagtctttgttgacatttcacaaacattttcgactcagaacaatacaagtttcatacaacagcatagtttgtaatagcgttgaacatgtcgaattttatgcctggaaactacgatttgtgGACAGCattgttaccatttgaagaaaactgctgcaaaatcgcatcgaatgcttgtcgaagcttacggtgagcatgctcttggtaaatcacagtgctttgtggtttaaaaaattcagaagtggcaattttgacacgaggaacgaagaacgtggaaaccaccgaaaaagtttcaagacagcgaattgcaagcattgttggatgaggatgacgctcaaacgcaacaacaactcgctgatcaattaaacgtgacaTGAGAAGCCGTCTCCATACTTTTGAAAGCCACGGGAAAGATCCAGAAGGTGGGAAAATGGGTTCCACATGAACTGAATGAAAAACAGCAAATGAAAAACCGAAAAACCACTTGCGAAATGCTGCTCGccagatacaaaagaaagtcaTTTCTCCACCGAATTGTGACTGGCGATGAAAAGTGGATATATTTTGAGAATCCTAAGCGTAAAAGATGGGTAGCTCCAGGCGAACCACCGACATCGACTACAAGACCAAATCGCTATGGACGGAAGACAATGCTCTGTGTTTGGTGGGATTAGAAGGATGTGAtttattatgagctgttaaaacctggcgaaaccgttaatactgagcgctaccgacaacaaatgatcgattctaatcaagctttgcgtgaaaaacaaccagaatatcaaaaaaggcaacacaaagtaattttgcttcatgataatgcaccatcacatacagcaaaaccggtcaaggaaacgattgaagtgttcagttgggaaatactttcgtaCGCGGCTTACTCATCAAACTTGGTTctgtccgattactatttatttgcatcaatgggacacgcactttctgaccagcacttcacttcttaggaaaatgtacgaaaatggctcgatgactggtttgcctcaaaagagctaCAATTTTTTTGGCGTgacatccaccaattgccagacaggtgggaaaaatgtatagctagcaatgggcaatacttcgaataaaatatttttaatcattttcacacaataaacgtgtattttctatacaaaaattccggtttcatatttacataccattGTTTGGGGAGCCGAGGCGGGTACGGGTTCTCAGGGCGTAGGACCACGCCCTGAGAAACCCCGATGAATCTGATATTCTCCTATAGTCAGGTGGTGGCTAGTCGGCGCCTTTGTCACTCGCCAATGGCCGATCCGGTGCGGAGAACTTTGGAGAAGTTGATGGGCTCATATCtgccaagaccactcacctcaccttcttgtGGGCCTCCCCGTCACCCTTCACTAGCCTTGACCGGGGTAGGGTgtgaaagagtgagtggcaccaggatgGAAACCCTTGTCGGCGACATTCTTTGAGAATCATGGATAGCAAGACGAATCAAAAAAGCGTTTACGGTGCAGGGCAGGGATACCCCAGTGCCGGCGCAGTCGCGGTTTGTAAAGCGGGCCCCGCTGCGGCGTTATTGGGCAACCGTGGCCGTCCGGGAGTGAGGGGCCACGAGAGGCCGCTAGGCTCCCGGACGCGATCATGTGTCTGGCGAGGGAGCACGCGAACCGGGGGGTCTCGGAGAGTTCCaggctcggcagttccagatgggactcacgtaagcgggggcctcaaggtactttcgtacccgggaacttatcccgacggtcccatccttggcatcaggatcgtaggtgcgctactacccaaggccacgtagagagaatgtaaccgtaattaaacgccttacactcccggcgaccttccctgcggagtacatagggactcacgtaagcgagagcttgtcccgacggtccccctggctgcgagaacgtgggtttgccagcccccataggctcgcaaaagcgagccctccctgcgggatGAAGGACTTGACAGCCAAGGTAACCGTACCGCGATGGACGGCTGAGCTAAGAATGACCGGACTGGAGGACTCGGTCACCCGGGAGGAGGTGGTGGCCGCCGTTGCCGAGGCCGGGGGCTGCCGCGCCGACAAGGTCAATGTGGGAGCCATACGCTCCGCTCTTCGGAGCCTCGAGTCTGTGTGGCTACGCTGTCCGCTGACAGTGGTCAGGAAAATCAGCGGAAGAGGAGACGTCCGACCAGGAGGCAAAATTAATATAGGTTGGACAGCGGCGAGGGTTTCCCCTTTCCCGGCGCGCCAACTCCAATGTTTCAGGTGCATGGAGTCGGGTCACGTGCGCAGGGACTGTACGTCGACGGTTAGACCGGTCGGTTAGACCGCTGCTATCGACAAGGTTCCCTCAGTTCCTGGAGGAGGTTGTCGACACCCTGTTCCCAAACGGCAAACGAGGAAGATGGCAGATTCACCGATGAGGAGGAACAGGAGCCTCAACCGTCGGAGGAAGAGCCACGTGACACCACGGGAAGTTGGAGCCCAGAATCGAGAGTTACCAAGGAAGAATTGGTCGAGGCTGTCGAGAGGATCGGAGCGCGGAAAGCTCCGGGTCCCGACGGAGTCCCGGCCCGCCTGTGGAAGGACGTCGCCGGGGTCTCGGTCCCGAGATTAATGCGTCTGTTCGACAGATGCCTATCTCGGGGCGAATTCCCAGTTTTGTGGAAGAAGGGACGGATGGTCCTTCTGCCGAAGCCGGGACGCTCTCCTGACTCGCCTTCCACCTTTCGATCGGTGTGCCTTTTGGACGAGGCTGACAAGCTACTGGAGAGAGTGGTGGCGGCCCGCCTCGAGTCGCATTTGTCCCGGAGTGATCTCGGACTGCACGACAGCTAGTTTGGCTTCCGGAGGGGACGGTCTACGGGCGACGCTGTCGCCCGTGTCCGCTCCCTGGTCGAGGGGGCCGAGCGGCGTGGTTGCGTGGCGTTGGCCGTGTCGCTGGACGTGGTTAACGCCTTCAACAGCATCCCCTGGGACAGGATATGCCGGGCCCTCGAGTTTCATTGGGTACCCGCGTACCTGCGGGGTGTGGTCCAGGCGTTCCTCCGGGACCGGAGCATCGTCTACACTGTCCGAGGCGGGGGGATGACTGAGAGGGCGGTGTACCGCGGGGTCCCGCAGGGTCCTgtgttgggtccgttgctgtggAACATCGCGTACGACGCGGTGCTTCGGGCGCCGATGCCTCCGGATTCGGCACTGGCGTGCTACGCCAACGATATGTTGGTGCTGGTTTGGGGTACGGCGTGGGGCAAGACCATCCGTCTGGCGGAGCTGGCGGTGGCCTGCGTGGTCGTCGTGTGATCAAGGGATTGGGGCTGAGGTGTCCCCTGAGAAATTcgaggcaatgtggttctgtCGCAGAGCCGATCACGGGACGCCTCCAGCGGGCTATCGCCTGAGGTTGGAGGGGACTGAGATCGGGGTCGGAACCAACATGACGTATCTGGGCCTGACGCTCGATAGCCACTGGACTGATATCTTCAGAGAATAATTCACAATATGTTAGATGACgcaataaaattatcatttatgtGCCAACAATTTTCagtattcttaaaaatataacgaataagaaaattaataattgcaaCTGACAAtgataattcataaattttgaataaatgatATGGAATACAATACTAGAATTTCTAAAAGAAGGCTAGTTAAAAACAATGAAACTAAcagtaatgaaatttaaacCTTAAATCAATGGCAGACTAGAATCAATTACTCCCAGAGCGCCCCTGTTGAGCGTCAGGCGGACTACCTTGGGGTTTTAGTCGATAAGTCCGACATTACCCTGTCGGTTTCTAGAAGAGCGGcggggtgtccatgaggatttctccacgtaaaataagaaaaaggattagtttcaattaaaaatcaacGATTTTACGATTCCAAGATGtatcttaattttattacatgtaTAGTTACTGAAGAGAGTATTTGAGAACACTTATActaattttttgcaaatatattacgtgtattgtacaaaacatcttgaaatttcattagcaatgTAATGAGATCCGACTAGCATAATTATACGTATTGCTAAAGTTTGAAATAGATTtgatgatatatgtatatagaa comes from Bombus terrestris chromosome 7, iyBomTerr1.2, whole genome shotgun sequence and encodes:
- the LOC110119459 gene encoding extensin-like; this translates as MIILLRHLTYCELFSEDISPVAIERQAQIRHVGSDPDLSPLQPQAIARWRRPVIGSATEPHCLEFLRGHLSPNPLITRRPRRPPPAPPDGWSCPTPYPKPAPTYRWRSTPVPNPEASAPEAPRRTRCSTATDPTQDPAGPRGTPPSQSSPRLGQCRRCSGPGGTPGPHPAGTRVPNETRGPGISCPRGCC